In Caloramator sp. E03, the sequence TATCTGTCACACTAAAATAGAAAAAGTAACTGATAAAGAAATACCTTTGATATTTATTAGAGCACCGTATATAGTTGAAGCAGGAAATGATGTAGATGTTATATTTGAAATTGATGGGAAAATAGTTGCAGCGCGTGAAAAAAATATGCTAGCAACATCTTTTCATCCTGAATTATCAAATAGCTTAGAATTTCACAGATATTTTTTAAATATGGTTGGGTAAATGGGACATTTACTTATTATTGATCAATATATTACAATTTCTAAAATTTAGTAAAGGATGAATATCGTTATTACAATTCGAGGGACGGTTACTTACAATTCGAGGGACGGTTACTTATTTCATACACAATATCTGCAAAATTAGGGGGACATGCATATAATATTATGTTTATTTAATATAATAAGTAACCGTCCCCATGATGCTATTGATATTTAACTGTTTATGGCATATAATAATAGTGTGAAAAATCAGGCAAAGGAGTGATGTTGTTATTGTCAATAAAAATTCCCCACTTTCGGGAAGATTTTTTCCCCACCTAAAAAGGTAAAAAAATAAACACTTAATATTTATTTATCTTTAGATAAGGATTCCTCTGACATTGCCTTAATAACTCCTTCTCTTTGCTTCATTCTATAGCTCTCACCTTTTATAACTACAAAATGGCAATGATGTACAAACCTATCCAAAATAGCGGTAGCTAAGACAGGATCATAAAAAATTCTTGCCCATTCTTCAAATACTTTATTAGACGTTATAATTATAGAGCCATTCTCATATCTTCTTGAGATTATTTCATAAAAATCATCAACGCTATTTTGATTAAGCTTCTTAAGTCCTAATTCATCTAATATAAGTAAATCAGGTGCTGTATAATATCTTAGCTTTTGATGAAAAGAATTATCTGCCCTTGATATATAAAGCTCTTCTAGCATTTCATTTACGGTAGTAAAAAGTACTTTATACCCT encodes:
- the istB gene encoding IS21-like element helper ATPase IstB; this translates as MNDSLMIRLRDLKLSGIIKTLDVRNEEALKSNLSYMEFFELLINDEVLNRQNNSNIKRTSKAKFPQHKTLEEYNFNYQPNINKRFIYNLATCEFVRKKENVAFIGPPGTGKTHLAISIGLKAVAQGYKVLFTTVNEMLEELYISRADNSFHQKLRYYTAPDLLILDELGLKKLNQNSVDDFYEIISRRYENGSIIITSNKVFEEWARIFYDPVLATAILDRFVHHCHFVVIKGESYRMKQREGVIKAMSEESLSKDK